A stretch of Phoenix dactylifera cultivar Barhee BC4 chromosome 16, palm_55x_up_171113_PBpolish2nd_filt_p, whole genome shotgun sequence DNA encodes these proteins:
- the LOC103700823 gene encoding homeobox protein HOX1A isoform X2 — MDIASPVGDSDHNINDLCPEQNSRHQEQGLKSDGMENDSAEVGCADRDHVDSEKLTTLAEHDKSIKSESEKADMKHGAKKNLKKSLQKGKKASKSLRGKKYFLRSSLDGVRVLRSMSKGKSKTAAESATPPINPTTKIRKKRRKVKGASNDEFSGTRKRVRYLLTRINYEQSLIDAYSSEGWKGQSLEKIRPEKELERAKSEILRCKLKIRDLFRCLDSLLSEGRLLKSLFDSDGQICSEDIFCAKCGSKDVSVDNDIILCDGTCDRGFHQKCLNPPLLSENIPPGDEGWLCPACDCKVDCIDLLNEFQGSVLSIGDSWEKVFPEAANSDRLYDLSNLPSDDSEDDNYDPDVPQVDTEDHMEESSSEEVHEEQSSSEESYFTYSSEYSGPSKKNKHNDDIGLSSDDSEDDDYDPEGPDPDKEIQKEGSSSDESDFTSDSDDFCAELNKIGGTDEVSAYSSPNLRPLDPSGERECVSDRNKNATNSELPSMLERDVSQKNALPMSGKRQRERLDYKKLYDETYGEASSDSSDDEDWSDESALKKGKKNDHVEETDVLPKAISQSIENYRSSGRAKRKTTVEHMVTKSDLVQKQVLLAVNEDTPKKAHQQRLQSTSLHHTQKHDDPREPDSKGNEATTSVQRRFGPVVTQYLSIPSCCKLRVLEA, encoded by the exons ATGGATATTGCTTCTCCTGTCGGGGACAGTGACCATAACATTAATGATTTATGCCCTGAACAAAACTCTAGGCATCAGGAGCAAGGGCTTAAATCTGATGGTATGGAAAATGATTCTGCAGAAGTTGGGTGTGCAGACCGTGATCATGTTGATTCTGAAAAATTGACTACCCTAGCAGAGCATGACAAAAGCATCAAATCAGAATCTGAAAAAGCAGATATGAAGCATGGTGcgaaaaagaacttgaaaaaatcGTTACAGAAGGGAAAGAAGGCTTCTAAAAGTTTGAGAGGCAAAAAATATTTCTTAAGATCTTCACTGGATGGTGTCAGAGTTCTACGATCAATGTCAAAGGGGAAAAGCAAGACTGCTGCTGAGTCTGCAACTCCCCCTATAAATCcaacaacaaaaataagaaaaaagaggagaaaagtgAAGGGAGCTTCAAATGATGAATTTTCAGGAACTAGGAAACGTGTAAGGTACCTGTTGACACGAATAAACTACGAGCAAAGTTTGATTGATGCATATTCTAGTGAAGGATGGAAAGGTCAAAG CTTGGAAAAGATCAGGCCTGAGAAGGAACTTGAACGAGCCAAGTCTGAAATTTTACGCTGCAAATTGAAAATCCGTGACTTATTTCGGTGTCTAGACTCCTTGCTTTCTGAGGGCAGGCTTCTGAAATCTTTATTTGATTCTGATGGACAAATTTGCAGTGAGGAT ATATTTTGTGCCAAATGTGGTTCGAAAGACGTATCAGTTGATAATGATATCATACTTTGTGATGGCACTTGTGACAGAGGGTTTCACCAGAAGTGTTTGAATCCCCCACTTCTGAGTGAAAACA TTCCTCCTGGAGATGAAGGATGGTTGTGTCCTGCATGTGATTGCAAGGTAGATTGCATTGACTTGCTTAATGAATTTCAGGGAAGTGTTCTTTCAATCGGGGACTCATGGGAG AAAGTTTTTCCCGAAGCTGCAAATAGTGACAGGCTATATGATTTATCCAATCTCCCATCAGATGATTCGGAGGATGACAACTATGATCCTGATGTCCCTCAAGTTGATACAGAAGATCATATGGAGGAATCTAGTTCTGAAGAGGTTCATGAAGAACAATCAAGTTCTGAAGAATCATATTTTACCTACTCATCTGAATATTCAGGGCCTTCAAAGAAGAACAAGCATAATGATGATATTGGATTATCCTCTGATGATTCAGAAGATGATGATTATGACCCTGAGGGTCCAGATCCTGATAAGGAAATCCAGAAGGAAGGTTCAAGTTCGGATGAATCAGACTTCACATCTGATTCCGATGACTTCTGTGCTGAGCTTAACAAGATTGGAGGTACTGATGAAGTTTCAGCATATTCATCACCAAATCTCAGGCCACTAGATCCTTCTGGTGAAAGAGAATGTGTGAGCGATAGAAACAAAAATGCCACAAATTCTGAGCTACCTTCCATGTTGGAGCGAGATGTAAGCCAAAAGAATGCCTTACCTATGTCAGGAAAAAGGCAACGTGAGCGTTTAGATTACAAGAAGCTATATGAT GAGACTTATGGTGAGGCATCTTCTGATTCAAGTGATGATGAAGACTGGTCTGATGAGAGTGCActgaaaaagggaaagaaaaatgaCCATGTAGAAGAGACTGATGTATTGCCAAAGGCAATATCTCAATCTATCGAGAATTACAGAAGCTCTGGGAGGGCCAAGAGAAAGACTACAGTAGAACACATGGTAACAAAGTCAGATTTAGTTCAAAAGCAAGTTCTACTGGCAGTGAATGAAGATACTCCCAAAAAAGCACATCAACAAAGGCTGCAATCTACTTCTCTGCATCACACACAAAAGCATGATGACCCTCGGGAGCCGGATTCTAAGGGAAACGAGGCAACTACTTCTGTTCAAAGGCGTTTTGGTCCGGTAGTCACTCAG TATCTAAGCATACCAAGCTGTTGCAAGTTGCGTGTTCTAGAAGCTTGA
- the LOC103700908 gene encoding probable indole-3-acetic acid-amido synthetase GH3.8 — translation MAVETTVSTPLGPAACENDAKKLQFIEETTANTDKVQEKVLAEILSRNAETEYLQRYKLGGATDRDAFKAKLPVVTYEDLQPEIQRIANGDRSAILSAHPISEFLTSSGTSAGERKLMPTIQEELDRRQLLYSLLMPVMNIYVPDLDKGKGLYFLFIKAETKTPGGLTARPVLTSYYKSDHFKRRPFDPYNVYTSPTAAILCADSFQSMYSQMLCGLLRRLEVLRVGAVFASGLLRAIRFLQLHWRDLSSDIATGTLNPRITDPSVRDAVAELLRPDPALAQFITSECSTDSWACIITRIWPNTKYLDVIVTGAMAQYIPTLEYYSGGLPMACTMYASSECYFGLNLKPMCKPSEVSYTIMPNMAYFEFLPHKPSSMTGPNSIKLVDLANVEIGKEYELVITTYAGLYRYRVGDILRVTGFHNTAPQFRFIRRKNVLLSIESDKTDEAELQAAVDRASALLRPYGASVVEYTSQADARAIPGHYVIYWELLVREEGRWPEGEALEKCCLEMEEAMNTVYRQSRAADGSIGPLEIRVVKAGTFEELMDYAISRGASINQYKVPRCVSFPPVIELLDSRVVSAHFSPACPKWAPQ, via the exons ATGGCTGTGGAGACGACCGTTTCAACACCGCTGGGACCGGCGGCATGCGAGAATGATGCGAAGAAGCTTCAGTTTATCGAGGAGACGACGGCGAACACGGATAAGGTGCAGGAGAAGGTCCTGGCGGAGATTTTAAGCCGGAACGCCGAGACGGAGTATTTGCAGAGGTATAAGTTAGGGGGGGCGACGGACCGGGACGCGTTCAAGGCGAAGCTCCCGGTTGTGACCTACGAGGACCTGCAGCCGGAGATCCAAAGGATCGCAAACGGCGACCGGTCGGCTATTCTCTCGGCCCACCCTATCTCGGAGTTCCTCACCAG TTCTGGGACTTCGGCTGGGGAGAGGAAGTTGATGCCCACCATTCAAGAGGAATTGGACCGGCGTCAGCTGCTCTACAGCCTTCTCATGCCGGTCATGAACAT ATACGTGCCTGACCTAGACAAGGGAAAGGGCCTCTACTTCCTCTTCATCAAGGCCGAGACCAAGACCCCCGGCGGCCTCACCGCCCGGCCGGTCCTCACCAGCTACTACAAGAGCGACCACTTCAAGCGCCGCCCCTTCGACCCCTACAACGTCTACACCAGCCCCACCGCCGCCATCCTCTGCGCCGACTCCTTCCAGAGCATGTACTCCCAGATGCTCTGCGGCCTCCTCCGGCGCCTCGAGGTCCTCCGCGTCGGCGCCGTCTTTGCCTCCGGCCTCCTCCGCGCCATCCGCTTCCTCCAGCTTCACTGGCGGGACCTCTCCAGCGACATCGCCACCGGCACCCTCAACCCGAGGATCACCGACCCCTCGGTCCGAGACGCCGTGGCCGAGCTCCTCCGCCCCGACCCCGCCCTCGCCCAATTCATCACCTCCGAGTGCTCCACCGACAGCTGGGCCTGCATCATCACCAGAATCTGGCCCAACACCAAGTACCTCGACGTCATCGTCACCGGAGCCATGGCGCAGTACATCCCGACCCTCGAGTACTACAGCGGCGGCCTCCCGATGGCCTGCACCATGTACGCGTCCTCGGAGTGCTACTTTGGCCTCAACCTCAAGCCTATGTGCAAGCCTAGCGAGGTCTCCTACACCATCATGCCCAATATGGCCTACTTCGAATTCCTCCCCCACAAGCCCTCCTCCATGACCGGACCAAATTCCATCAAACTTGTCGACCTAGCCAACGTCGAGATCGGTAAGGAGTACGAGCTGGTGATCACGACATATGCTGGGCTATACCGTTACCGAGTCGGGGATATACTAAGAGTGACCGGGTTCCACAACACGGCGCCGCAGTTCCGGTTCATAAGAAGGAAGAACGTCCTGCTGAGCATCGAGTCGGATAAGACCGACGAGGCGGAGCTGCAGGCGGCCGTGGATCGGGCGTCGGCGCTGCTGCGGCCGTACGGGGCGAGCGTGGTGGAGTACACGAGCCAGGCCGACGCGCGGGCAATCCCGGGGCACTACGTGATATACTGGGAGCTTCTggtgagggaggaagggaggtggCCGGAGGGGGAAGCGCTGGAGAAATGCTGCCTGGAGATGGAGGAGGCGATGAACACGGTCTACCGGCAGAGCCGAGCGGCCGACGGATCCATTGGGCCGCTGGAGATAAGGGTGGTCAAGGCAGGGACCTTTGAGGAGCTCATGGACTACGCCATTTCCAGGGGGGCCTCCATCAACCAGTACAAGGTGCCGAGGTGTGTGAGCTTCCCGCCGGTCATAGAGCTGCTGGACTCGAGGGTGGTGTCGGCCCACTTCAGCCCGGCCTGCCCCAAGTGGGCCCCTCAATAG